One genomic window of Pungitius pungitius chromosome 11, fPunPun2.1, whole genome shotgun sequence includes the following:
- the pomgnt2 gene encoding protein O-linked-mannose beta-1,4-N-acetylglucosaminyltransferase 2, whose amino-acid sequence MRASLAGCRMSVGALLNGLLVSVVAALLWKYSKLSEHAALLEEELHMTRQTQELSQAHIDYHVALQALQEHGTRMVCTGKMHTDRVCRFDYLCYCSEAEEFVFFHSNSSVMLPNLGSRRFQPALLDLSSVEDHNTQYFNFLELPAAALKFMPKPVFVPDVTLILNRFNPDNLMHVFHDDLIPAFYTMKQYSDLGDEARLVFMEGWSEGPHFDLYRLLSSKQPLLKEQLRNFGKLICFTKSYVGLSKMTTWYQYGFVQPQGPKANMLVSGNEIRQFAMALMEKMNITRVEEVEKDRGSAEDEKERKEDYVVVFSRSATRLILNEAELILALAQEFQMRVVTVSLEDQPFPAIVQVISGASALVSMHGAQLIASLFLPRGATVVELFPFAVNPEQYTPYKTLATLPGMDLHYISWRNTKEENTITHPDRAWEQGGIAHLEKEEQERILASGDVPRHLCCRNPEWLFRIYQDTLVDIPSFLETLREGMKTKPSGKKSKPASTVHPGRVREPQCQTSVQTTNEAKLTVSWQIPWNLKYLKVREVKYEVWIQEQGENTYMPYILPQQNYTFSENIKPFTTYLVWVRCIFNKSLLGPFADVLMCRT is encoded by the coding sequence ATGCGGGCTTCGCTGGCCGGCTGCAGGATGAGCGTGGGTGCGCTCCTCAACGGGCTGCTGGTCTCCGTGGTCGCCGCTCTGCTTTGGAAGTATTCCAAGCTGAGTGAGCACGCCGCCCTGCTGGAGGAAGAGCTGCACATGACGCGGCAGACCCAGGAGCTGTCGCAGGCCCACATCGACTACCACGTCGCCCTGCAGGCCCTGCAGGAACACGGCACCCGCATGGTCTGCACGGGCAAGATGCACACCGACCGCGTCTGCCGCTTTGACTACCTCTGCTACTGCTCCGAGGCGGAGGAGTTTGTGTTCTTCCACTCCAACTCCTCGGTCATGTTGCCAAACCTGGGCTCGAGGCGCTTCCAGCCGGCCCTTTTGGACTTGTCGTCAGTAGAGGATCACAACACCCAGTACTTCAACTTCTTAGAGCTCCCGGCCGCTGCTTTGAAGTTCATGCCTAAGCCTGTGTTCGTACCGGATGTGACTCTGATCCTGAACCGGTTTAATCCAGACAACCTAATGCACGTGTTCCACGATGACCTGATCCCGGCCTTCTACACTATGAAGCAGTACTCGGACTTGGGCGACGAAGCGCGGTTGGTTTTTATGGAGGGGTGGAGCGAGGGCCCTCACTTTGACCTCTACCGGCTTCTCAGCAGCAAGCAGCCACTGCTCAAAGAGCAGCTGAGGAACTTTGGGAAGCTCATTTGTTTCACCAAATCTTACGTGGGTCTGTCCAAGATGACCACCTGGTACCAGTACGGTTTTGTTCAACCGCAGGGGCCCAAGGCCAACATGCTGGTCTCTGGAAATGAGATCCGACAGTTTGCGATGGCCCTGATGGAGAAAATGAACATCacgagggtggaggaggtggagaaggacagagggagcgccgaggatgagaaggagaggaaggaggattaCGTCGTCGTGTTCAGCCGCTCGGCAACGAGGCTGATTCTGAACGAAGCTGAGCTGATCCTGGCGCTGGCCCAGGAGTTCCAGATGAGAGTGGTCACGGTGTCCCTGGAGGACCAGCCCTTCCCCGCTATCGTGCAGGTGATCAGCGGCGCCTCGGCGCTGGTCAGTATGCACGGCGCTCAGCTCATCGCGTCGCTCTTCCTCCCCAGAGGGGCgaccgtggtggagctgttCCCCTTTGCTGTGAACCCAGAGCAGTACACGCCCTATAAAACCCTCGCCACCCTTCCAGGAATGGACCTTCACTATATCTCCTGGAGGAACACTAAGGAGGAGAACACCATCACCCACCCAGACAGAGCCTGGGAGCAGGGGGGCATCGCTCacttggagaaggaggagcaagAGCGCATACTGGCAAGCGGAGATGTCCCCAGGCACCTGTGCTGCCGCAACCCAGAGTGGCTCTTCCGTATCTACCAGGACACTTTGGTGGACATCCCCTCCTTCCTGGAGACCCTTAGAGAGGGCATGAAGACAAAGCCCAGCGGGAAGAAGTCGAAGCCGGCCAGCACAGTCCACCCGGGCCGGGTGAGGGAGCCGCAGTGTCAGACCTCGGTACAAACCACCAACGAGGCTAAACTCACAGTTTCCTGGCAGATCCCGTGGAATCTGAAATACTTAAAGGTGAGAGAGGTGAAGTACGAGGTGTGGATTCAGGAGCAGGGAGAGAACACCTACATGCCTTATATCCTTCCCCAGCAGAACTACACCTTCTCAGAAAACATTAAGCCCTTCACCACCTACCTGGTGTGGGTCAGGTGTATCTTCAACAAGAGCCTCCTGGGCCCCTTTGCAGACGTTCTCATGTGTAGGACCTAA